Proteins co-encoded in one Enterobacter sp. R4-368 genomic window:
- the cycA gene encoding D-serine/D-alanine/glycine transporter has protein sequence MVDQVKVVADEQASTEQSLRRNLTNRHIQLIAIGGAIGTGLFMGSGKTISLAGPSIIFVYMIIGFMLFFVMRAMGELLLSNLEYKSFSDFAADLLGPWAGYFTGWTYWFCWVVTGMADVVAITAYAQFWFPGLADWVAALAVVVVLLSLNLATVKMFGEMEFWFAMIKIVAIVALIIVGVVMVLMHFKSPTGVEASFSHLWNDGGWFPKGISGFFAGFQIAVFAFVGIELVGTTAAETKDPEKSLPRAINSIPVRIIMFYVFALIVIMSVTPWSSVVADKSPFVELFVLVGIPAAASIINFVVLTSAASSANSGVFSTSRMLFGLAQDGVAPKAFAKLSKRAVPAKGLTFSCICLLGGVVMLYVNPSAIAAFTMITTVSAILFMFVWTIILCSYLVYRKQRPQLHEKSNYKMPLGKLMCWVCMAFFVFVLVLLTLEADTRQALIVTPLWFVVLGAGWLYAGKKRLANRQP, from the coding sequence ATGGTAGATCAGGTTAAAGTCGTGGCCGACGAACAGGCGTCGACTGAACAGTCGCTACGGCGAAATCTCACAAACCGGCATATTCAGCTCATCGCCATTGGCGGTGCCATCGGGACCGGGCTGTTTATGGGCTCCGGGAAAACCATCAGCCTCGCCGGTCCGTCGATCATTTTTGTCTATATGATCATCGGCTTTATGCTGTTTTTCGTCATGCGCGCCATGGGTGAATTACTGCTGTCGAATCTCGAATACAAATCCTTTAGCGACTTCGCCGCCGACCTGTTAGGCCCGTGGGCGGGGTATTTTACCGGCTGGACATACTGGTTTTGCTGGGTAGTGACCGGCATGGCCGATGTCGTCGCCATCACGGCTTACGCGCAGTTCTGGTTCCCCGGCCTTGCCGATTGGGTAGCGGCGCTGGCCGTTGTCGTCGTGCTGCTGAGCCTCAATCTCGCGACGGTAAAAATGTTCGGCGAGATGGAGTTCTGGTTTGCGATGATCAAAATCGTCGCCATTGTCGCGCTGATCATCGTGGGTGTGGTGATGGTGCTGATGCACTTTAAATCCCCGACCGGCGTTGAAGCTTCCTTCTCGCATCTGTGGAATGACGGCGGCTGGTTCCCGAAAGGCATCAGCGGGTTCTTTGCTGGTTTCCAGATCGCGGTGTTTGCTTTTGTGGGGATTGAGCTGGTCGGTACGACCGCAGCGGAAACCAAAGATCCGGAGAAATCCCTGCCGCGCGCCATCAACTCGATCCCGGTGCGCATCATTATGTTCTACGTTTTCGCGCTGATTGTGATCATGTCGGTGACACCGTGGAGTTCCGTGGTGGCGGATAAGAGCCCATTTGTTGAGTTGTTCGTGCTGGTGGGTATTCCGGCGGCGGCGAGCATTATCAACTTCGTAGTGCTGACATCGGCGGCGTCTTCTGCCAACAGCGGCGTCTTTTCCACCAGCCGGATGTTGTTCGGCCTGGCGCAGGATGGCGTGGCGCCGAAAGCGTTCGCTAAGCTCTCTAAACGCGCGGTTCCGGCGAAAGGGTTGACCTTCTCCTGTATCTGCCTGCTGGGCGGTGTGGTGATGCTGTACGTCAATCCGAGCGCGATTGCCGCGTTCACCATGATCACCACCGTATCGGCGATCCTGTTTATGTTCGTCTGGACGATCATCCTCTGCTCGTACCTGGTGTACCGTAAGCAGCGCCCGCAGTTGCATGAAAAGTCGAACTACAAAATGCCGCTGGGCAAACTGATGTGCTGGGTGTGCATGGCGTTCTTCGTCTTTGTACTGGTGCTGCTGACGCTGGAAGCGGATACCCGCCAGGCGCTGATCGTGACGCCGTTGTGGTTTGTGGTGCTGGGCGCGGGCTGGCTGTACGCGGGCAAAAAGCGTCTGGCTAACCGCCAGCCATAA
- the ytfE gene encoding iron-sulfur cluster repair protein YtfE produces MAFRDQPLGELALSIPRASALFRKYDMDYCCGGKQTLGRSAARKELDIDVIEAELATLAEQPIEKDWRVAGLAEIIDHIIVRYHDRHREQLPELILQATKVERVHADKPNVPRGLTKYLTMLHEELSSHMMKEEQILFPMIKQGMGSQAMGPISVMESEHDEAGELLEVIKHITNNVTPPPEACTTWKAMYNGINTLIDDLMEHISLENNNLFPRALAGE; encoded by the coding sequence ATGGCTTTCCGCGATCAACCCCTGGGTGAGCTGGCGCTCTCTATCCCCCGCGCCTCCGCACTGTTCCGTAAATATGATATGGATTACTGCTGCGGCGGTAAGCAGACGCTGGGACGTTCTGCGGCCCGCAAAGAGCTGGATATTGACGTCATCGAAGCCGAGCTGGCGACGCTTGCCGAGCAGCCGATTGAGAAAGACTGGCGCGTGGCGGGGCTGGCGGAAATCATTGACCACATTATCGTGCGTTACCATGACCGTCACCGCGAACAACTGCCGGAACTGATCCTGCAGGCCACCAAAGTCGAGCGCGTCCACGCCGATAAACCGAACGTGCCGCGCGGCTTAACCAAATACCTGACGATGCTGCATGAAGAGCTTTCCAGCCACATGATGAAAGAGGAGCAGATCCTGTTCCCGATGATCAAACAGGGCATGGGTTCGCAGGCGATGGGGCCGATAAGCGTAATGGAGAGCGAGCACGATGAAGCGGGCGAACTGCTGGAAGTGATCAAACACATTACCAATAACGTCACCCCGCCGCCGGAAGCCTGCACCACCTGGAAAGCGATGTATAACGGCATCAATACCTTGATTGACGATCTGATGGAACACATCAGCCTGGAAAACAACAATCTGTTCCCGCGTGCCCTCGCTGGCGAATAA
- a CDS encoding methyl-accepting chemotaxis protein, which yields MFKRIKVITLLIMVLLVLGAMQLISAVVFISALNNDKNNFNVSQVSSQNVSEFTDAWISLNQARVTLNRGMLRLQSSTASQINGGQLNELAQTATNLLNQAQQHFEKYKTIPDTPGLDKALSKDLETQYGIYHATLTEMNRLLLAGSLEDMFRQNAEAKQVAMQKSYRAWRDAQTVLASEGIVQNERDYQRILWILGTVMLVVLAVIVMSWVAMQRVLLKPLHEVMSHIRHIASGDLTHDIDAEGKNEMALLAQNVQEMQQSLVKTVSVVRDGADTIYTGAGEISAGSNDLSSRTEQQAASLEETAASMEQLTATVKQNADNARQATQLALNASGTAKKGGEVVDGVVRTMDEIATSSSKIAQITNVIDGIAFQTNILALNAAVEAARAGEQGRGFAVVAGEVRTLAQRSAQAAKEIKGLIEDSGNRVNAGAALVHEAGETMAEIVSAVTRVTDIMGEISSASDEQSRGIDQVGQAVAEMDRVTQQNASLVEESAAAAAALEEQAARLTETVAVFKVNRTRSARRPALITPVSKPQAKATESFSEANWETF from the coding sequence ATGTTCAAAAGAATAAAAGTTATTACTTTATTAATCATGGTATTACTTGTACTTGGTGCAATGCAGCTGATCTCCGCTGTCGTGTTCATCAGTGCGCTTAATAACGATAAAAACAACTTCAACGTTTCTCAGGTTTCCAGCCAGAACGTTTCCGAATTTACTGATGCCTGGATCAGCCTCAACCAGGCGCGTGTGACGCTGAACCGCGGCATGCTGCGTCTGCAAAGCAGCACCGCCAGCCAGATTAATGGCGGTCAGCTTAATGAGCTGGCGCAAACGGCCACCAACTTGCTGAACCAGGCGCAACAGCATTTCGAGAAGTACAAAACCATTCCGGACACGCCAGGGCTGGATAAAGCGCTGTCGAAAGATCTGGAAACGCAATACGGCATCTACCATGCGACGTTGACAGAGATGAACCGTCTGCTGCTCGCCGGTAGTCTGGAAGATATGTTCCGCCAGAACGCCGAAGCGAAACAAGTTGCCATGCAGAAGAGCTATCGCGCGTGGCGCGATGCGCAAACCGTACTGGCGAGTGAAGGGATCGTCCAGAATGAACGCGATTACCAGCGTATCCTGTGGATCCTCGGTACGGTGATGCTGGTCGTGCTGGCGGTGATCGTCATGAGCTGGGTTGCGATGCAGCGCGTCCTGCTGAAGCCGTTGCATGAGGTGATGAGCCATATCCGCCACATCGCAAGCGGCGATTTGACGCATGACATTGATGCCGAAGGCAAAAACGAAATGGCGCTGCTGGCGCAGAATGTGCAGGAAATGCAGCAGTCGCTGGTGAAAACCGTCAGCGTAGTGCGCGACGGCGCCGATACCATTTACACCGGCGCGGGTGAAATTTCCGCCGGCAGTAACGATCTCTCTTCACGCACCGAGCAGCAAGCCGCGTCGCTGGAAGAGACCGCCGCCAGCATGGAGCAGCTCACCGCCACGGTGAAACAGAACGCCGACAACGCCCGTCAGGCAACGCAACTGGCGCTGAACGCGTCCGGTACCGCGAAGAAAGGTGGGGAAGTGGTAGATGGCGTGGTGCGCACCATGGATGAGATTGCCACCAGTTCCAGCAAAATCGCGCAAATCACCAACGTGATTGACGGTATCGCCTTCCAGACCAACATCCTGGCGCTGAACGCCGCCGTTGAAGCGGCCCGTGCGGGCGAACAGGGCCGAGGCTTTGCCGTGGTGGCGGGTGAAGTGCGCACCCTGGCGCAGCGCAGTGCGCAGGCAGCAAAAGAGATTAAAGGGCTGATTGAAGACTCCGGTAATCGTGTCAATGCGGGTGCCGCCCTGGTGCATGAAGCCGGGGAAACCATGGCTGAAATCGTCAGCGCCGTCACGCGCGTGACCGACATCATGGGCGAAATCTCGTCTGCTTCTGACGAGCAGAGCCGTGGTATTGATCAGGTAGGCCAGGCCGTTGCTGAGATGGACCGCGTTACCCAGCAGAACGCCTCGCTGGTGGAAGAGTCCGCCGCTGCGGCTGCGGCACTGGAAGAGCAGGCGGCACGCCTGACTGAAACCGTGGCGGTATTCAAGGTCAACCGCACACGCAGCGCACGCCGTCCGGCGTTAATCACGCCAGTCAGCAAACCGCAGGCCAAAGCGACCGAAAGCTTCAGCGAAGCCAACTGGGAAACGTTCTGA
- a CDS encoding DMT family transporter: MISGVLYALLAGLFWGLIFVGPLIVPDYPAALQSTGRYLALGIIALPLAWLGRARLRQLTRSDWFTALWLTIMGNLVYYVCLASAIQRTGAPVSTMIIATLPVVIPVCANLLYSQRDGKLAWRRLAPALLCIALGLGCVNIAELRHGLPNFSGWRYGSGIVLAFTSVACWAWYALRNARWLRENPDKNPMMWATAQALVTLPVSLVGYIAACLWLGVQQPDFTLPFGPRPLVFITLMFTIAVLCSWVGALCWNIASQRLPTVIVGPLIVFETLAGLLYTFVLRQSLPQLLTVCGIVLLVGGVLMAVLSKPEKASITALRTE; the protein is encoded by the coding sequence ATGATTAGTGGTGTGTTGTATGCCCTGCTCGCCGGGCTATTTTGGGGGCTTATTTTTGTCGGGCCGTTGATCGTGCCGGATTATCCGGCGGCGCTGCAATCCACCGGGCGCTATCTGGCGCTGGGGATTATCGCCCTGCCGCTGGCGTGGCTCGGTCGCGCGCGTTTGCGCCAGCTTACGCGCAGCGACTGGTTCACAGCCTTATGGCTGACGATCATGGGCAACCTTGTCTATTACGTCTGCCTGGCAAGCGCCATTCAGCGTACGGGCGCGCCGGTATCGACGATGATTATCGCCACGCTGCCAGTGGTGATCCCGGTGTGCGCTAACCTGCTCTATAGCCAGCGCGACGGCAAACTCGCATGGCGGCGGCTGGCTCCCGCGCTACTCTGCATTGCGCTTGGGTTAGGCTGCGTCAATATCGCCGAACTGCGCCACGGGCTGCCGAACTTCAGCGGCTGGCGCTACGGTTCCGGTATTGTGCTGGCTTTCACTTCGGTGGCTTGCTGGGCCTGGTATGCGCTGCGCAATGCCCGCTGGCTGCGGGAAAACCCGGACAAAAACCCGATGATGTGGGCCACGGCACAAGCGCTGGTGACGCTACCGGTGTCACTGGTGGGCTATATTGCGGCGTGCCTGTGGCTTGGTGTTCAGCAACCGGATTTCACCCTGCCCTTCGGCCCGCGTCCGCTGGTGTTTATTACGCTGATGTTCACCATTGCAGTGCTCTGCTCGTGGGTGGGCGCGTTGTGCTGGAACATTGCCAGCCAGCGCTTACCGACGGTGATTGTCGGCCCGTTGATTGTCTTTGAAACCCTGGCTGGGCTGCTCTATACCTTTGTGCTGCGCCAAAGCCTGCCGCAGCTGCTCACCGTCTGCGGTATTGTCTTGCTGGTCGGCGGCGTGTTGATGGCGGTACTGTCGAAGCCGGAAAAAGCCAGCATCACCGCATTAAGGACCGAATAA
- a CDS encoding AraC family transcriptional regulator — MEGVPEQFTDERDCARFRHLALLPGVELYHAHISRYAFEPHTHEAFGIGAIEAGAERFRYRGTQYVAPMHSVVTMNPDELHTGEAETADGWRYRMVYLEPELLEEVTGIRHWWFSDVMRHDPLRTRQICAQIHGLWHTDDPLAQQGILLDLIDTFRPLAHHAPQRPEGAHRFERVRDYLHDNYMHSLTLDELAKVAALSPYHFQRQFKAHFHVTPHQMLMAIRLWRAKSFLTQGMPAADVAAVTGLTDQSHLTRAFTHRYGITPVRYQKQVTRR, encoded by the coding sequence GTGGAAGGCGTACCCGAACAGTTTACTGACGAGCGAGATTGCGCGCGCTTTCGCCACCTGGCGTTACTGCCGGGGGTGGAGCTGTACCACGCGCATATTTCGCGCTACGCCTTTGAGCCGCACACTCATGAAGCGTTTGGTATTGGCGCTATCGAAGCCGGTGCCGAACGCTTTCGTTATCGCGGTACGCAGTATGTCGCGCCAATGCATTCCGTGGTCACCATGAACCCTGACGAGCTGCACACCGGCGAGGCGGAAACCGCCGACGGCTGGCGCTATCGCATGGTTTATCTTGAGCCCGAACTGCTCGAAGAGGTCACCGGGATCCGCCACTGGTGGTTTAGCGATGTGATGCGTCACGATCCGCTGCGCACCCGGCAGATCTGCGCACAGATCCACGGCTTGTGGCACACCGACGATCCGCTGGCGCAACAGGGGATTTTGCTGGATCTCATCGATACCTTCCGCCCGCTGGCGCACCACGCGCCGCAGCGACCGGAAGGCGCGCACCGGTTTGAGCGCGTGCGCGATTACCTGCATGACAACTATATGCACAGCCTGACGCTCGACGAGCTGGCGAAAGTCGCGGCGCTCAGCCCGTACCATTTTCAACGCCAGTTCAAGGCGCATTTTCATGTCACCCCGCATCAGATGCTGATGGCGATCCGCCTGTGGCGCGCCAAATCGTTTCTGACTCAGGGCATGCCCGCCGCCGATGTCGCCGCCGTTACTGGCCTCACCGATCAATCACACCTGACCCGCGCGTTTACACACCGCTACGGCATCACGCCGGTGCGTTACCAAAAGCAGGTTACGCGCCGTTAA
- a CDS encoding SDR family oxidoreductase, with amino-acid sequence MIALTGATGQLGQFVVEELLKTVAAKEIVAIVRNPAKAEALSKQGVLVRQADYGDQAALTQALAGVNKLLLISSSEVGQRAAQHRNVINAAKAAGVKFIAYTSLLHADKSPLGLHVEHVETEKMLADSGIPYTLLRNGWYSENYLASAPAALAHGVFIGAAGDGKIASATRADYAVAAARVISEEGHAGKVYELAGDRGWTLTELAALLSKASGKNVVYQNLSEADFAAALKGAGLPDWLATMLADSDAGAAKGGLFDDSKTLSKLIGRPTTSIEKSVNDLL; translated from the coding sequence ATGATCGCACTCACCGGCGCGACCGGCCAACTGGGCCAGTTTGTGGTAGAAGAACTGCTGAAAACCGTGGCGGCAAAAGAGATTGTCGCTATCGTCCGTAACCCGGCGAAAGCCGAAGCGCTCAGCAAACAAGGCGTACTGGTACGCCAGGCCGATTATGGCGACCAGGCCGCGTTAACCCAGGCGTTAGCAGGCGTGAACAAGCTGCTGCTGATCTCCAGTAGCGAAGTGGGCCAGCGCGCCGCGCAACACCGCAATGTGATAAACGCCGCCAAAGCCGCCGGGGTGAAATTCATTGCTTACACCAGCCTGCTGCACGCCGATAAATCCCCGCTTGGTCTGCACGTTGAACACGTTGAAACCGAGAAAATGCTCGCCGATTCCGGTATTCCTTACACCCTGCTGCGTAACGGCTGGTATAGCGAAAACTACCTGGCAAGCGCACCAGCGGCGCTGGCGCACGGGGTATTTATTGGCGCTGCAGGTGACGGCAAAATCGCCTCCGCCACCCGCGCTGATTACGCTGTCGCCGCCGCGCGCGTGATAAGCGAAGAGGGGCATGCGGGCAAAGTCTATGAACTGGCCGGTGATCGCGGCTGGACGCTCACTGAACTGGCCGCGCTGCTCAGCAAAGCCAGCGGTAAAAACGTGGTCTACCAGAACCTGAGCGAAGCCGATTTCGCCGCCGCGCTGAAAGGTGCTGGCCTGCCGGACTGGCTCGCCACCATGCTGGCGGATTCCGATGCGGGTGCCGCCAAAGGTGGCCTGTTTGATGACAGTAAAACGCTCAGCAAATTGATTGGACGCCCGACCACGTCGATTGAAAAGAGCGTCAATGACCTCCTGTAA
- a CDS encoding helix-turn-helix domain-containing protein translates to MKTQLRPQTLSEQMRDGNLFAEHCPSRDVLKHVTSRWGVLILVALREGTHRFSDLRRKMGGVSEKMLAQSLQWLEQDGFINRVSYPVVPPHVEYSLTPLGEQVSEKVAALADWIELNIEQVLAFRDEREGQQAWVE, encoded by the coding sequence ATGAAAACGCAACTCCGACCGCAAACGTTGAGTGAACAGATGCGCGACGGCAATCTGTTCGCCGAGCATTGTCCCTCGCGGGATGTTCTGAAACACGTCACCAGCCGCTGGGGCGTGCTGATACTGGTGGCGCTACGCGAGGGCACTCACCGTTTTAGCGATTTACGCCGCAAAATGGGCGGCGTCAGTGAAAAGATGCTGGCGCAGAGCCTGCAATGGCTGGAGCAGGATGGTTTTATTAACCGCGTGTCGTATCCCGTCGTTCCGCCGCATGTTGAATATAGTCTGACCCCGCTGGGTGAGCAGGTCAGCGAGAAGGTCGCGGCGCTTGCCGACTGGATCGAGCTGAATATCGAGCAGGTACTGGCCTTCCGCGATGAACGGGAAGGCCAGCAGGCATGGGTGGAATAA
- a CDS encoding bifunctional 2',3'-cyclic-nucleotide 2'-phosphodiesterase/3'-nucleotidase: MIKFSATLLATLIAASVQAATVDLRILETTDLHSNMMDFDYYKDTATEKFGLVRTASLINAARNEVKNSVLVDNGDLIQGSPLGDYMAAKGLKAGEVHPVYKAMNTLDYAVGNLGNHEFNYGLDYLHKALAGAKFPYVNANIIDAKSKKPLFTPYLIKETPVTDSDGKTHTLRIGYIGFVPPQIMVWDKANLSGKVTVNDITETARKYVPEMRAKGADLVVVVAHSGLSAEPYQAMAENSVYYLSEVPGVDAILFGHAHAVFPGKDFAAIKGADIQKGTLNGIPSVMPGMWGDHLGVVDLVLNNDSGKWQVRESKAEARPIYDAAAKKALVGEDSKLVEILKHDHDATREFVSKPIGKSADNMYSYLALVQDDPTVQVVNNAQKAYVEHFIQGDPDLAKLPVLSAAAPFKVGGRKNDPASYVEVEKGQLTFRNAADLYLYPNTLVVVKATGKEVKEWLECSAGQFNQIDPHSDKPQSLINWDGFRTYNFDVIDGVNYQIDVTQPARYDGECQSVNPQAERIKNLTFNGKPIDPNAAFLVATNNYRAYGGKFAGTGDSHIAFASPDENRAVLAKWISDETKQKGEIHPAADNNWQLAPIHSDAKLDIRFETAPTDKAAAFIKEKARYPMAKVANDDIGFAIYNIQLNK; encoded by the coding sequence ATGATTAAGTTTAGTGCAACGCTTCTGGCCACGCTGATTGCGGCCAGCGTGCAGGCTGCAACGGTGGATTTACGTATTCTGGAAACCACTGATTTGCATAGCAACATGATGGATTTTGATTACTACAAAGACACGGCGACGGAAAAATTCGGCCTGGTACGTACCGCAAGCCTGATTAACGCCGCGCGAAATGAAGTCAAAAACAGCGTGCTGGTGGATAACGGTGACTTAATCCAGGGCAGCCCGTTGGGCGATTACATGGCGGCGAAAGGGCTGAAAGCCGGGGAAGTTCACCCGGTGTATAAAGCGATGAACACCCTTGATTACGCCGTCGGTAACCTGGGCAACCACGAATTTAACTACGGTCTGGATTACCTGCACAAAGCGCTGGCTGGCGCGAAATTCCCCTATGTGAACGCCAATATCATTGATGCGAAAAGCAAAAAACCGCTGTTCACGCCTTACTTAATCAAAGAGACGCCGGTCACCGACAGCGACGGCAAAACGCACACGCTGCGCATCGGTTATATCGGCTTTGTACCGCCGCAGATCATGGTCTGGGATAAAGCCAACCTGAGTGGAAAAGTGACGGTGAACGACATCACCGAAACCGCGCGTAAATATGTGCCGGAAATGCGCGCCAAAGGGGCCGATCTGGTGGTCGTGGTCGCACACTCCGGGCTGTCGGCGGAGCCGTACCAGGCGATGGCGGAAAACTCCGTTTATTACCTCAGCGAAGTGCCAGGCGTTGATGCGATCCTGTTTGGTCACGCTCACGCTGTTTTCCCGGGTAAAGATTTCGCGGCGATAAAAGGCGCGGATATCCAGAAAGGAACGTTGAACGGTATTCCGTCCGTGATGCCGGGCATGTGGGGCGATCATCTTGGCGTGGTCGATCTGGTGCTGAACAATGATTCTGGCAAATGGCAGGTACGCGAATCCAAAGCCGAAGCGCGCCCGATTTATGACGCCGCGGCGAAAAAAGCCCTCGTTGGCGAGGACAGTAAACTGGTGGAGATCCTGAAACACGATCACGACGCCACCCGCGAGTTTGTCAGCAAACCGATCGGCAAATCTGCCGACAACATGTACAGCTACCTGGCGCTGGTGCAGGACGATCCGACCGTGCAGGTGGTGAACAATGCGCAGAAAGCCTATGTCGAACACTTTATTCAGGGCGATCCGGATCTGGCGAAACTGCCGGTGCTTTCCGCTGCCGCGCCGTTTAAAGTGGGCGGTCGCAAAAACGATCCCGCCAGTTATGTCGAAGTGGAAAAAGGCCAGTTAACCTTCCGTAACGCCGCCGATTTGTACCTCTACCCGAACACGCTGGTGGTGGTGAAAGCGACCGGTAAAGAGGTTAAAGAGTGGCTGGAGTGCTCCGCCGGTCAGTTTAACCAGATCGATCCGCACAGCGATAAGCCGCAAAGCCTGATCAACTGGGACGGTTTCCGCACCTATAACTTCGATGTGATCGATGGTGTGAATTACCAGATTGATGTCACGCAACCGGCACGCTACGACGGCGAATGCCAGAGCGTTAACCCGCAGGCGGAACGCATTAAGAATCTGACCTTTAACGGCAAGCCGATTGATCCGAACGCCGCGTTCCTTGTGGCGACCAATAACTACCGCGCCTACGGCGGCAAGTTTGCCGGTACGGGCGACAGCCATATCGCTTTTGCCTCGCCGGATGAAAACCGCGCGGTGCTGGCGAAATGGATAAGCGATGAAACCAAACAGAAAGGGGAAATCCATCCGGCTGCCGACAACAACTGGCAACTGGCACCGATCCACAGCGACGCGAAGCTGGATATTCGTTTTGAAACCGCGCCCACGGACAAAGCCGCCGCGTTTATCAAAGAGAAAGCTCGCTACCCGATGGCGAAAGTCGCCAATGACGACATCGGCTTTGCTATCTATAACATCCAGCTAAACAAATAA
- the cysQ gene encoding 3'(2'),5'-bisphosphate nucleotidase CysQ, translated as MLDAICQLAREAGDAIMQVYDGHKPMEVTSKVDDSPVTAADIAAHGVIVRGLQALTPDIPVLSEEDPPTWEVRQTWGRYWLVDPLDGTKEFIKRNGEFTVNIALIENGKPVLGVVYAPVLNVMYSAAEGKAWKDEAGHHQQIQVRDARPPLVVVSRSHADDELKEYLQHLGEHQTTAIGSSLKFCLVAEGKAQLYPRFGPTSVWDTAAGHAVAVAAGAHVHDWQGRTLDYTPRESFLNPGFRVSLY; from the coding sequence ATGTTAGATGCAATTTGCCAGCTCGCGCGCGAAGCGGGCGATGCCATTATGCAGGTCTACGACGGGCATAAGCCGATGGAAGTCACCAGCAAAGTGGATGACTCACCGGTGACGGCCGCCGATATTGCCGCACACGGGGTGATTGTGCGCGGTTTACAGGCGTTGACGCCGGACATTCCGGTGCTGTCAGAAGAAGATCCGCCCACCTGGGAAGTTCGCCAGACATGGGGGCGTTACTGGCTGGTGGATCCGCTGGACGGCACCAAAGAGTTCATCAAGCGTAACGGCGAGTTTACCGTCAATATCGCCCTGATTGAGAACGGAAAACCGGTGCTTGGCGTGGTTTACGCGCCGGTGCTGAATGTGATGTATTCCGCCGCGGAAGGGAAGGCGTGGAAAGATGAGGCGGGGCACCATCAGCAGATTCAGGTACGCGATGCGCGTCCGCCGCTGGTGGTGGTGAGCCGCTCACATGCAGATGATGAACTGAAAGAGTATTTACAGCATCTTGGTGAACACCAGACCACCGCCATTGGCTCTTCGCTGAAGTTTTGCCTGGTGGCAGAAGGCAAAGCGCAGCTTTACCCGCGCTTTGGGCCAACCAGCGTCTGGGACACCGCGGCAGGCCATGCGGTGGCGGTCGCCGCCGGGGCACATGTTCACGACTGGCAGGGGCGCACTCTGGATTACACCCCGCGTGAATCTTTCCTTAACCCCGGCTTTCGGGTCTCGCTCTACTGA
- a CDS encoding YtfJ family protein has translation MTLRNILAATCLLLPLVASAHNFENNQRVPPVGIADRGELILDNDKFSYKKWNSAQLPGKVRVVQHIAGRTSAKEKNAALIEAIKSAKLPHDKYQTTTIVNTDDAIPGSAMFVRSSIESNKKLYPWSQFIVDSEGVTRKAWKLDEESSAIVVLDKDGRVQYAKDGGLSQQEVQQVIDLLHKLLNQ, from the coding sequence ATGACCCTACGTAACATCCTGGCAGCGACATGCCTGTTACTGCCGCTGGTTGCTTCAGCCCATAATTTTGAAAACAACCAACGCGTGCCGCCTGTGGGCATAGCCGACAGAGGGGAGTTGATACTGGATAACGATAAGTTTAGCTATAAAAAATGGAATAGCGCCCAACTTCCAGGCAAAGTGCGAGTGGTGCAGCATATTGCTGGTCGAACGTCAGCAAAAGAGAAGAATGCCGCGCTGATTGAAGCGATCAAATCCGCAAAGCTGCCGCACGATAAATACCAAACCACCACCATCGTTAACACCGATGACGCCATTCCCGGTAGCGCGATGTTTGTGCGCAGCAGTATCGAAAGCAATAAGAAGCTCTATCCGTGGTCACAATTTATTGTGGATAGCGAAGGCGTGACGCGCAAAGCCTGGAAGCTGGACGAGGAGAGCTCGGCGATTGTGGTGCTGGATAAAGACGGGCGCGTACAGTACGCAAAAGATGGCGGGCTGAGCCAGCAAGAGGTGCAGCAAGTCATCGACCTGCTGCACAAACTGCTTAATCAGTAG
- a CDS encoding DUF1107 domain-containing protein: MKIFQRYNPLQVAKYVKILFRGRLYIKDVGAFEFDKGKILIPKVKDKQHLSVMSEVNRQVLRLQTEMA, encoded by the coding sequence ATGAAAATTTTCCAGCGTTACAACCCACTTCAGGTGGCTAAGTACGTAAAAATCCTGTTTCGTGGACGGTTGTATATCAAGGACGTTGGCGCTTTCGAGTTCGATAAAGGCAAGATCCTGATCCCGAAAGTGAAAGACAAACAGCATCTGTCTGTCATGTCTGAAGTTAACCGTCAGGTGCTGCGTTTGCAGACCGAGATGGCTTAA